The following are encoded together in the Bos indicus isolate NIAB-ARS_2022 breed Sahiwal x Tharparkar chromosome 27, NIAB-ARS_B.indTharparkar_mat_pri_1.0, whole genome shotgun sequence genome:
- the ASH2L gene encoding set1/Ash2 histone methyltransferase complex subunit ASH2 isoform X4, whose translation MEKIHLSCLPFMTNYSFHCNVCHHSGNTYFLRKQANLKEMCLSALANLTWQSRTQDEHPKTMFSKDKDIIPFIDKYWECMTTRQRPGKMTWPNNIVKTMSKERDVFLVKEHPDPGSKDPEEDYPKFGLLDQDLSNIGPAYDNQKQSSAVSTSGNLNGGASFGGGIAAGSSGKGRGAKRKQQDGSTAGTTKKARSDPLFSAQRLPPHGYPLEHPFNKDGYRYILAEPDPHAPDPEKLELDCWAGKPIPGDLYRACLYERVLLALHDRAPQLKISDDRLTVVGEKGYSMVRASHGVRKGAWYFEITVDEMPPDTAARLGWSQPLGNLQAPLGYDKFSYSWRSKKGTKFHQSIGKHYSSGYGQGDVLGFYINLPEDTETAKSLPDTYKDKALIKFKSYLYFEEKDFVDKAEKSLKQTPHSEIIFYKNGVNQGVAYKDIFEGVYFPAISLYKSCTVSINFGPCFKYPPKDLTYRPMSDMGWGAVVEHTLADVLYHVETEVDGRRSPPWEP comes from the exons ATCCTGCCTCCCTTTCATGACCAACTACAGTTTCCACTGCAACGTGTGCCATCATAGCGGGAACACCTACTTCCTCCGGAAGCAAGCAA ACTTAAAAGAAATGTGCCTTAGTGCTTTGGCCAACCTAACGTGGCAGTCCCGAACACAAGATGAGCATCCAAAAACCATGTTCTCCAAAGATAAG gatatCATACCGTTTATTGATAAATACTGGGAATGCATGACGACCAGACAAAGACCTGGGAAAATGACCTGGCCAAATAACATTGTGAAAACTATG AGTAAAGAAAGAGACGTGTTCTTAGTAAAGGAACACCCTGATCCAGGGAGTAAGGACCCAGAAGAAGATTACCCCAAATTTGGCCTTCTGGATCAG GATCTTAGTAACATCGGTCCTGCTTATGACAACCAAAAACAGAGTAGTGCCGTGTCTACCAGTGGGAATCTAAATG GTGGAGCCTCTTTTGGAG GAGGAATTGCAGCAGGAAGCAGCgggaaaggcagaggagccaagcGCAAACAGCAGGACGGCAGCACCGCGGGGACCACCAAGAAGGCCCGGAG tGACCCTTTGTTTTCTGCTCAGCGTCTTCCCCCTCATGGCTACCCCTTGGAACACCCGTTTAACAAAGATGGCTATCGCTATATTCTAGCTGAGCCCGATCCCCACGCCCCTGACCCTGAGAAGCTCGAACTCGACTGCTGGGCAGGAAAACCGATTCCGGGAGATCTCTACAGAGCCTGCTTATATGAACGGGTTTTGTTAGCCCTCCATGATCGAG CTCCCCAGTTAAAGATCTCCGATGACCGGCTGACTGTGGTCGGCGAGAAGGGCTACTCTATGGTTCGGGCTTCCCATGGGGTTCGGAAAGGTGCCTGGTACTTTGAAATCACAGTGGATGAGATGCCGCCAGACACTGCCGCCAGACTGGGCTGGTCCCAGCCGTTAG GTAACCTTCAGGCTCCCTTAGGTTACGATAAATTTAGTTATTCTTGGCGGAGCAAAAAGGGAACCAAATTCCACCAGTCCATTGGCAAACACTACTCTTCTGGCTACGGACAGGGAGACGTCCTGGGATTTTATATCAACCTTCCCGAAGATACAGAGACAGCCAAGTCACTGCCCGATACCTACAAAGATAAG GCTTTAATAAAGTTCAAGAGTTATttgtattttgaagaaaaagactTTGTGGATAAAGCAGAGAAGAGCCTAAAGCAGACTCCTCACAGTGAG ataattttttataaaaatggtgTCAATCAAGGTGTGGCTTACAAAGACATTTTTGAAGGAGTTTACTTTCCAGCCATCTCCCTGTATAAGAGCTGCACG GTCTCCATAAACTTTGGACCATGCTTCAAGTACCCTCCAAAGGATCTCACGTACCGCCCT ATGAGTGACATGGGCTGGGGCGCCGTGGTGGAGCACACTCTGGCCGATGTCTTGTATCACGTGGAGACGGAAGTGGATGGAAGGCGGAGCCCCCCGTGGGAGCCCTGA